Part of the Acropora palmata chromosome 10, jaAcrPala1.3, whole genome shotgun sequence genome, ATGGACATTTATGGTGCTCTCTGACTGAAAACTACGATTTGGATAAACTAAAGGGCACTTGTGAAGGTAAGAGCCAAGACAGCCAAGAGCGGAGCAGTAAGTATGAGCCTCTTTCTCTATTAATTCCATGGGTCAAACTTTTCCAGGGAAGAAATATATTTAGAATTTCCTTCCATTGCCATAGTTTCGCAGGTCGGCACTGTCGGCACGTAACGCAAGGTACCAATTGTCACGGCTCTTCTTTGATAGGCTATTTGACTATTATTACGTTAGAGGTCACTCGAGAATCGTTCAGAAAATAGATCTATTAAGGAAAAGGTTGACTCCAAGCCCCAGTAAGGGAGATCAAGGCTCCTGCCAGGATGACCAGATTCCAGCAAGCTCTTCGGCTATCTCTTTTATTATCCCagatttcaatttcaatttcacaACTCTTGGTGTCAGTGGCCGCTACGGACCAAATGACATAGCTGGATACGAAGGAACCACGTTGGAACACAAGGTGAAATTACAGGGGGGTATACAGATGTGGCAAGTACCACGGAATGGATCATACGTCATAGAGGCGTGGGGAGCATCAGGTCAAGACAGCCAAACAGAACCGGTTAGAAAAGGGGGAAAAGGTGCTTACATGAAGGGGACTTTCAATCTCACTCGAGGGACACTACTACAAATACTAATTGGCCAAAGAGGGAGCAAGGGAAATGTAGGCGAAGATTTGACGGGCGGAGGCGGTGGCGGCACATTTGTGGTGCTTTCGACTGGCAGTCCCTTGATCATTGCAGGaggtgggggagggggtggtTCACTGAAGGATGAATCAGATGATGGGGACCCGGGTCAAACAACTGAGTATGGATCCCGATATGGTGGTCACAACGGTTCTGGGGGGGAGATTAAAGTGGAAGGTGAGCCATACGGTTCATTTGAAGCTGGCGCCGGTGGGGGGCTCATTGGGGACGGCGAATCTGCACAAATAGCGAAAGGAGGGAAGAGTTTTCGAAACGGCGGAGTAGGAGGTAACTCTCCAAGTGAAATGCACGGTGGATTTGGGGGAGGTGGCGCTGGAATGAAGTATCCTGGAGCAGGTGGAGGGTATTCCGGAGGGAGCGTTTTTAAGAAATCAAAGACCATTGCTGGAGGGGGAGGTTCGCTGAATGCAGGAGCTGATCAAGTTAAAGAGGCAGGAGCGAATGAAGGCAACGGAAGAGTAATGATTTCCCTAGTTCGTCAAGCCTGAAGATCATCCCAGGAAAAACAGACCAGTCGTCCCCTAAGTAGCTAGTTGGTGAGATTTAATACTGAGCGTAATATGTACCGTGTATAATTAAATCCAAAACAAATGCACGCAGTGAATAGGGAGAAAAAACTATTACCCTTGTCCGATAAAAAGAAACTTATCTGAAAGTTTGATCTAAGTAGTTTGATTTAAGTAAATTTTCTTAGCACTGCAACTTACCCTATGCAATTAAATAGATTATTCTGATATTAGTGTTACACGGTCCACGTATGTTACGTAACCCTTAATTACTTGCTTCTAATAAGAAAGACACCCACAGTCTGCTCCCGTCCTGGTCTTGTCACTCAGTCGGTTAAGCAACGGTGATCAAAATCCGCCTGAAcgtcgtgggttcgaatcccaccctggtcagagtttttctctgtcctcgtgtgggcccatttcccttCATATGGCTAACGCTTAGACGGGACAAATTGGGAATTTACTTAGTACTGCAACTTACCCGATACAACTACTTAGATCATTCTAGCGTCAGTGTtacacggccaacgtttaTCTGAAAGCTTGCTGACgtgaattgaatttgaaagtCGAGGGTGTTTCGGCTAAATGTAAAGCTCAAAATGGAATACATTGAAAGACAGCTCAAACACACGATCCCTCTCATGGTTCTAGTTTTGCTAATGGTGGTCTTTTGTAACGCAGTATATTAGTATCAAGAGGGATGCTGTTAAGTCCAAAAGCAGGGAGATTGCCAAAGTGTACAAAAAGCTTTTTCAgaccacttttttttttccaagtgcGCGCAATTAAAGTGCGTTTTATCCCACGCGTCTGACACGATTAAGGTGTTTGTTGAATGGGCCGCTACGACGATATAAACGTCAAAAGCATTTATACCAAACAAACGCGGCCATCTGATTACATTCACTTTGACTGAAAAGCATATGGAGAATTCTAACACTAAAATGGCAATGAAAAAAGCGTAAGCAACGGAGCATCATCATAGATTGAATATCCCGTCCAAAACAAGAGAATAACATTCGACCAGCGAATAAATTACCCTACACACGGATTACAACTAATCTAGAAAGCGTATCTCGGTGTCCCAGTGCTTTTGCACGGTGAAGCTTGGGACGACTTTCCAACAAACTCGCACAGTTTGTGCGCATCACGAGGAAGAACTTGTATCCAGTCCCTTTGCTCCAGCAGGTCAAAAAGCTCCCGCAGTAGCAAGCTGCCTTTAAGTGTGCTtaacgaaccaatcagaatcaatTTTCTCTTCGCACGCGTCACCGCCACGTTGACCCGGCGCCAGTCCCTTAGCAAATCTCCCACATTACAATACTCGTTACTACGAACTAATGACGCAATAATACAAGACTTGTCGCGCCCTTGATATTTGTCCACAgtgtttatttcaatttcGTTGTGTTTGGTGTTGGCTACCCTCTGGAACACTTGCGATATCAGTTTGAGTTGGTGCCTGTAAGGTGAGAT contains:
- the LOC141894905 gene encoding uncharacterized protein LOC141894905 is translated as MNIRALVAFLTAFLYLGTAEIIQQFGLFDTNENTKIYKAEILKRITSHSLVSCTQNCLSNSLCTSFNYDTLSKSKRFCELYKADGKARLVDERGWVCGHLLKRQKFVKTTTQCKTWRTRDGGCCVFPFTYRGRLQESCVSDGHLWCSLTENYDLDKLKGTCEDFNFNFTTLGVSGRYGPNDIAGYEGTTLEHKVKLQGGIQMWQVPRNGSYVIEAWGASGQDSQTEPVRKGGKGAYMKGTFNLTRGTLLQILIGQRGSKGNVGEDLTGGGGGGTFVVLSTGSPLIIAGGGGGGGSLKDESDDGDPGQTTEYGSRYGGHNGSGGEIKVEGEPYGSFEAGAGGGLIGDGESAQIAKGGKSFRNGGVGGNSPSEMHGGFGGGGAGMKYPGAGGGYSGGSVFKKSKTIAGGGGSLNAGADQVKEAGANEGNGRVMISLVRQA